One genomic segment of Primulina tabacum isolate GXHZ01 chromosome 9, ASM2559414v2, whole genome shotgun sequence includes these proteins:
- the LOC142555205 gene encoding uncharacterized protein LOC142555205 isoform X2: MDMETARFTYNLISDQESEPSFSGILEIHVHHARNIHNICIYDNQDVYAKFSLTYNPDDVLSTRIIDGGGKNPEFNEDLIMKINQMDAVLKCEIWMLSRAKNFMDNQLLGFVLVPISTVTGKGKVTQDFDLSSTDLFHSPAVDKKISEEYSRIEFPDMNVVNENQQMVSEYFDLAKNGTLLRPWSEKADGLFLYLGAGPDVPIDDYEMAGNSSEGYHSSSTSPDGSIQNSGLHSSTMTSISEDRNLADTLEKRSHVFSDFSTSLDDNGSIIAETSVSKKNDDSQFGNELNFSSKDEESNKERNKHAAKIVSNIKFEAEESAMQQQIVDMYMRSMQQFTESLAKMKLPMDLNKPEADDHGDSIQNHNENIEIENKRERRFQGILWQQGIFLT; the protein is encoded by the exons ATGGACATGGAGACAGCTCGATTCACCTACAACTTGATATCCGACCAAGAATCGGAACCATCCTTTTCCGGGATTCTTGAAATCCATGTTCATCATGCAAGAAACATTCACAACATATGCATATACGACAACCAAGATGTTTATGCAAAATTCTCCCTCACATACAATCCTGATGATGTTCTCTCTACCAGGATCATCGACGGAGGTGGCAAGAACCCGGAATTCAATGAGGATTTGATCATGAAAATCAATCAAATGGATGCTGTGCTCAAATGCGAGATATGGATGCTTAGTAGAGCCAAGAATTTTATGGATAATCAGcttcttggatttgttctcGTCCCAATTTCTACCGTTACGGGTAAAGGAAAAGTGACTCAGGATTTCGATCTTTCTTCAACTGATCTGTTTCATTCCCCTGCCG TGGATAAAAAGATTTCGGAAGAGTACTCCAGGATAGAATTTCCTGACATGAATGTAGTTAACGAAAATCAGCAGATGGTTTCGGAGTATTTTGATTTGGCTAAAAATGGAACCCTTTTGAGACCATGGTCGGAGAAGGCCGATGGCTTGTTCCTTTACCTCGGGGCTGGGCCAGATGTGCCTATCGACGACTATGAAATGGCTGGTAACTCGTCTGAGGGTTATCATTCATCCTCGACATCACCCGATGGAAGTATCCAAAACTCAGGTCTTCACAGTTCAACCATGACAAGCATAAGTGAAGATCGAAATCTTGCTGATACATTGGAGAAAAGAAGTCACGTGTTCAGTGATTTTTCGACTTCGTTGGATGATAATGGATCAATCATAGCAGAAACTTCTGTTTCGAAGAAGAATGACGATTCCCAATTCGGAAACGAGCTTAACTTTTCCAGTAAAGACGAGGAAAGCAACAAGGAAAGGAACAAACATGCAGCAAAAATAGTGAGCAATATTAAGTTTGAGGCTGAGGAGTCTGCCATGCAGCAACAGATAGTTGATATGTACATGAGGAGCATGCAGCAATTTACAGAGTCTCTGGCGAAAATGAAGCTTCCAATGGACTTAAATAAGCCTGAAGCTGATGATCATGGCGATTCGATTCAGAATcataatgaaaatatagagATTGAGAACAAGAGAGAAAGAAGGTTCCAGGGTATTTTATGGCAGCAGGGCATTTTTCTAACATAA
- the LOC142555205 gene encoding uncharacterized protein LOC142555205 isoform X1 — protein MDMETARFTYNLISDQESEPSFSGILEIHVHHARNIHNICIYDNQDVYAKFSLTYNPDDVLSTRIIDGGGKNPEFNEDLIMKINQMDAVLKCEIWMLSRAKNFMDNQLLGFVLVPISTVTGKGKVTQDFDLSSTDLFHSPAVADSSTTSELLVDKKISEEYSRIEFPDMNVVNENQQMVSEYFDLAKNGTLLRPWSEKADGLFLYLGAGPDVPIDDYEMAGNSSEGYHSSSTSPDGSIQNSGLHSSTMTSISEDRNLADTLEKRSHVFSDFSTSLDDNGSIIAETSVSKKNDDSQFGNELNFSSKDEESNKERNKHAAKIVSNIKFEAEESAMQQQIVDMYMRSMQQFTESLAKMKLPMDLNKPEADDHGDSIQNHNENIEIENKRERRFQGILWQQGIFLT, from the exons ATGGACATGGAGACAGCTCGATTCACCTACAACTTGATATCCGACCAAGAATCGGAACCATCCTTTTCCGGGATTCTTGAAATCCATGTTCATCATGCAAGAAACATTCACAACATATGCATATACGACAACCAAGATGTTTATGCAAAATTCTCCCTCACATACAATCCTGATGATGTTCTCTCTACCAGGATCATCGACGGAGGTGGCAAGAACCCGGAATTCAATGAGGATTTGATCATGAAAATCAATCAAATGGATGCTGTGCTCAAATGCGAGATATGGATGCTTAGTAGAGCCAAGAATTTTATGGATAATCAGcttcttggatttgttctcGTCCCAATTTCTACCGTTACGGGTAAAGGAAAAGTGACTCAGGATTTCGATCTTTCTTCAACTGATCTGTTTCATTCCCCTGCCG TTGCTGATTCTTCTACCACTTCTGAACTTTTAGTGGATAAAAAGATTTCGGAAGAGTACTCCAGGATAGAATTTCCTGACATGAATGTAGTTAACGAAAATCAGCAGATGGTTTCGGAGTATTTTGATTTGGCTAAAAATGGAACCCTTTTGAGACCATGGTCGGAGAAGGCCGATGGCTTGTTCCTTTACCTCGGGGCTGGGCCAGATGTGCCTATCGACGACTATGAAATGGCTGGTAACTCGTCTGAGGGTTATCATTCATCCTCGACATCACCCGATGGAAGTATCCAAAACTCAGGTCTTCACAGTTCAACCATGACAAGCATAAGTGAAGATCGAAATCTTGCTGATACATTGGAGAAAAGAAGTCACGTGTTCAGTGATTTTTCGACTTCGTTGGATGATAATGGATCAATCATAGCAGAAACTTCTGTTTCGAAGAAGAATGACGATTCCCAATTCGGAAACGAGCTTAACTTTTCCAGTAAAGACGAGGAAAGCAACAAGGAAAGGAACAAACATGCAGCAAAAATAGTGAGCAATATTAAGTTTGAGGCTGAGGAGTCTGCCATGCAGCAACAGATAGTTGATATGTACATGAGGAGCATGCAGCAATTTACAGAGTCTCTGGCGAAAATGAAGCTTCCAATGGACTTAAATAAGCCTGAAGCTGATGATCATGGCGATTCGATTCAGAATcataatgaaaatatagagATTGAGAACAAGAGAGAAAGAAGGTTCCAGGGTATTTTATGGCAGCAGGGCATTTTTCTAACATAA
- the LOC142555204 gene encoding non-specific phospholipase C2: MAKTATATFIVLLLTATYLYPTSAASPIKTVVILIMENRSFDHMLGWMKKLNPEINGVDGSESNPLNTTDQNSSKIFFGNQSHFVDPDPGHSFQAIREQIFGSTDTSADPPPMNGFAQQALSMDPKMPQSVMNGFFPEKVAVYESLVSEFAVVDRWFASVPASTQPNRLYVHSGTSHGATSNVPAQLAKGFPQRTIFDDLYDAGISFGIYFQNIPATLFYRNLRKLKYLTKFHPYDLTFKNAAKNGNLPGYVVVEQRYTDSKIEPANDDHPSHDVYQGQMFVKEVYETLRASPQWNETLFVITYDEHGGFYDHVPTPNHGIPSPDGIVGPEPFFFNFDRLGVRVPAILISPWIEKGTVVHGPNGIPYATSEYEHSSIPATVRKIFNLSSPPLTNREKWAGTFEGILNKRGTPRTDCPVKLPTPVKIREGEANEDAKVSEFQQELIQLAAVLRGDNILTSNLGIFGKEMTVREAKKYMEDSVQSFLEAGFAALKLGVDDEQTVKMRPSLSTRLSKP, encoded by the exons ATGGCGAAAACCGCCACCGCCACCTTCATCGTCCTCCTCCTCACCGCCACCTACCTGTATCCGACCTCCGCCGCTAGCCCAATAAAGACGGTGGTGATACTAATAATGGAGAACCGCTCATTCGACCACATGTTAGGATGGATGAAGAAGCTCAACCCTGAAATCAATGGCGTCGATGGCTCTGAATCCAATCCTCTCAACACAACTGATCAGAATTCATCTAAGATTTTCTTTGGAAATCAATCCCATTTCGTCGACCCCGATCCGGGCCACTCATTTCAGGCCATTAGAGAGCAGATTTTTGGATCAACTGACACTTCTGCCGACCCGCCTCCCATGAATGGGTTTGCTCAGCAAGCTTTATCCATGGATCCTAAAATGCCACAGAGTGTCATGAATGGATTTTTTCCCGAGAAG GTTGCTGTGTACGAGTCGTTAGTATCTGAATTTGCAGTGGTGGATAGGTGGTTTGCCTCCGTACCAGCATCTACCCAGCCAAACCGTCTATACGTCCATTCGGGCACCTCTCATGGCGCCACGTCTAACGTGCCAGCACAGCTCGCAAAAGGCTTCCCGCAACGCACAATATTTGATGATCTTTATGATGCCGGGATATCATTTGGAATATACTTCCAAAACATTCCAGCCACACTCTTCTACAGAAACTTGAGAAAACTCAAATATCTTACGAAGTTTCATCCCTACGACTTGACGTTCAAGAATGCTGCCAAAAACGGAAATTTACCGGGCTACGTCGTTGTCGAGCAACGATACACAGATTCAAAGATCGAGCCTGCTAACGATGATCATCCATCGCATGATGTGTATCAGGGGCAGATGTTTGTGAAGGAGGTGTATGAGACACTTAGGGCCAGTCCTCAGTGGAATGAAACTCTGTTTGTGATTACATATGATGAACATGGAGGATTCTATGATCATGTACCGACGCCGAATCATGGGATTCCGAGCCCGGATGGGATTGTGGGGCCTGAgccatttttcttcaattttgacAGATTGGGAGTTCGAGTTCCTGCCATACTTATTTCTCCTTGGATTGAAAAGGGCACTG TTGTTCATGGTCCCAACGGCATTCCTTACGCAACTTCGGAATACGAGCATTCTTCTATTCCGGCTACAGTCAGGAAGATATTTAACTTGTCCTCGCCTCCTCTGACGAATAGAGAAAAATGGGCCGGCACATTTGAAGGCATTCTCAATAAGCGCGGCACTCCAAGAACAGATTGCCCAG TGAAACTGCCCACTCCAGTTAAGATCAGGGAAGGAGAAGCAAATGAAGATGCCAAAGTAAGTGAATTTCAGCAGGAACTGATACAACTTGCAGCTGTATTGAGAGGAGATAATATCCTGACGAGCAATCTTGGCAtttttgggaaagaaatgaCGGTTAGGGAAGCTAAAAAATACATGGAAGACTCCGTCCAAAGCTTCTTAGAAGCAGGATTTGCAGCTCTGAAGTTAGGAGTTGATGATGAACAAACTGTGAAAATGAGGCCCTCCCTTTCAACAAGACTGTCCAAGCCGTGA